Proteins encoded in a region of the Dreissena polymorpha isolate Duluth1 chromosome 6, UMN_Dpol_1.0, whole genome shotgun sequence genome:
- the LOC127835249 gene encoding mannose-P-dolichol utilization defect 1 protein-like isoform X2 → MEIFGEYPENALVNFGQSRHGSCLLTVLGYILIGTMTISQVPQIFKILRKRSTLGVSFCSHLLLLQASSSTVAYAIYNRFPFSAWGEHIVLMFMFVVLVCLLLQYNKRPVASLVFMTVYILCMVLLLWPTVPQRLVQTLYLLSMPAMVLSRVLQMYKIHRTKCTGQLSATSSFLCIFQGLGRITTSILTTGDRLMIIAFAIGSLFNVLLFLQVMFYRRKTKKVA, encoded by the exons ATGGAGATATTTGGTGAATATCCGGAAAATGCTTTAGTGAACTTTGGACAATCGCGCCATG GATCATGCTTACTCACGGTGCTGGGATACATTCTTATTGGAACAATGACCATAA GCCAAGTTCCACAGATTTTCAAAATCCTTCGAAAGCGTAGCACCCTTGGTGTCAGTTTCTGTAGTCACCTGTTACTACTACAAGCCTCGTCATCTACAGTAGCATATGCAATCTACAACAGATTCCCATTTAG CGCGTGGGGCGAACACATTGTGCTGATGTTCATGTTCGTGGTGTTGGTGTGCCTCCTCTTGCAATACAACAAACGGCCAGTCGCCTCTCTGGTGTTCATGACGGTATATATCCTGTGTATGGTGCTGCTGCTATGGCCAACCGTGCCACAACGTCTAGTACAGACGCTGTATCTTCTAAGCATGCCAGCCATGGTATTAAGTCGG GTGCTGCAGATGTATAAGATACACAGGACGAAGTGTACCGGGCAGCTGTCGGCAACCTCGTCGTTTCTGTGCATTTTCCAAGGACTTGGCAGAATAACTACATCCATATTAACCACTGGTGACCGCCTTATGATCATTGCTTTTGCCATTGGtagtttatttaatgttttattgtttttgcaaGTTATGTTTTATAGACGAAAAACTAAGAAAGTTGCATAG
- the LOC127835249 gene encoding mannose-P-dolichol utilization defect 1 protein-like isoform X1 has product MADMELLTSYYTGIITSRLDRDDETLRNGVQHTCFHEIGEIVKRRHVQGSCLLTVLGYILIGTMTISQVPQIFKILRKRSTLGVSFCSHLLLLQASSSTVAYAIYNRFPFSAWGEHIVLMFMFVVLVCLLLQYNKRPVASLVFMTVYILCMVLLLWPTVPQRLVQTLYLLSMPAMVLSRVLQMYKIHRTKCTGQLSATSSFLCIFQGLGRITTSILTTGDRLMIIAFAIGSLFNVLLFLQVMFYRRKTKKVA; this is encoded by the exons ATGGCGGATATGGAACTTTTGACGTCGTACTACACGGGCATTATAACGTCTCGCTTAGATCGTGATGACGAAACCTTGCGCAACGGAGTCCAACACACGTGTTTCCACGAGATTGGCGAGATTGTGAAGCGAAGACATGTTCAAG GATCATGCTTACTCACGGTGCTGGGATACATTCTTATTGGAACAATGACCATAA GCCAAGTTCCACAGATTTTCAAAATCCTTCGAAAGCGTAGCACCCTTGGTGTCAGTTTCTGTAGTCACCTGTTACTACTACAAGCCTCGTCATCTACAGTAGCATATGCAATCTACAACAGATTCCCATTTAG CGCGTGGGGCGAACACATTGTGCTGATGTTCATGTTCGTGGTGTTGGTGTGCCTCCTCTTGCAATACAACAAACGGCCAGTCGCCTCTCTGGTGTTCATGACGGTATATATCCTGTGTATGGTGCTGCTGCTATGGCCAACCGTGCCACAACGTCTAGTACAGACGCTGTATCTTCTAAGCATGCCAGCCATGGTATTAAGTCGG GTGCTGCAGATGTATAAGATACACAGGACGAAGTGTACCGGGCAGCTGTCGGCAACCTCGTCGTTTCTGTGCATTTTCCAAGGACTTGGCAGAATAACTACATCCATATTAACCACTGGTGACCGCCTTATGATCATTGCTTTTGCCATTGGtagtttatttaatgttttattgtttttgcaaGTTATGTTTTATAGACGAAAAACTAAGAAAGTTGCATAG